A stretch of Gossypium hirsutum isolate 1008001.06 chromosome A06, Gossypium_hirsutum_v2.1, whole genome shotgun sequence DNA encodes these proteins:
- the LOC107961739 gene encoding uncharacterized protein isoform X2: MDGCSGLNCSAPRRIAARLFSALKRRKVKGRVNVGQRKEDDDDVAPPNHVTRRPDSSSERSGREANYNVVIGCFLLRLVAVTEKELQKMAELRIQMAAVLENVKDELRNKDLFITAKEIESNNGIDGDLELEFDGDLISNKVIFDQPLKCEYVPKEEKYLEGMDRLEAELEAELERLQLHLDASKLSSTHPQSNGNSSARSYSMSCGEVIDPTIYGEEEECAQLHCGVPPYELERRLHELLESRQEEQIRELEAALASAKQELVDKEREISWWKDTAQLMSIHVQQPSPFGSKLSSACKHEMARAEHNNVTLEMVRDSLIRQEDTIVYSLIERARFPLNPPTYDPSYASIPGFSGSLLELFVKQTEAVQAKAGRYDNPEEHPFFPDNLPPSLVPHYKYPEVLHRAAMSININKLIWDMYFNKLLPSFVSPGDDGNYALTAARDLECLQAISRRIHYGKLVAEVKFRDERKDYEPAIRAQDRFTLTNLLTFTNVEEAVKNRVAKKAMTFGQEVKLGDDGDKGKYKVDPAIVSGLYADWVIPLTKEVEIDYLLRRLD, from the exons ATGGACGGTTGCAGTGGATTAAACTGCTCCGCGCCGCGCCGGATCGCTGCTCGCCTCTTCTCTGCACTTAAGCGTCGGAAGGTGAAGGGGAGGGTGAATGTTGGCCAGAGGAAGGAAGATGATGATGACGTGGCACCACCTAATCACGTAACCCGTCGTCCTGATTCGTCATCAG aAAGAAGCGGAAGGGAAGCTAATTACAACGTGGTAATAGGGTGTTTTTTGCTTCGACTGGTTGCTGTGACTGAAAAAGAACTTCAAAAGATGGCAGAACTGAGAATCCAAATGGCGGCTGTTCTTGAAAATGTTAAAGATGAGCTCCGAAACAAAGATTTATTCATAACAGCAAAGGAGATTGAATCAAACAACGGCATTGATGGAGATTTAGAATTGGAGTTTGATGGCGATCTTATATCAAATAAAGTGATATTTGATCAGCCTTTGAAATGTGAATATGTGCCGAAAGAAGAAAAGTATCTGGAAGGAATGGATAGACTTGAAGCAGAACTTGAAGCCGAGTTAGAACGTTTGCAACTCCATTTGGATGCAAGCAAATTGTCCTCAACCCATCCTCAG AGTAATGGTAATAGTTCAGCCAGAAGCTACAGTATGAGCTGTGGAGAAGTAATTGACCCCACAATTTACGGTGAAGAAGAAGAGTGTGCGCAGTTGCATTGTGGTGTTCCTCCATACGAACTGGAGAGAAGGTTGCATGAATTGTTGGAATCGAGGCAGGAAGAGCAGATAAGAGAATTAGAAGCTGCTTTGGCAAGTGCAAAGCAAGAACTGGTCGACAAGGAAAGAGAGATTTCATGGTGGAAAGACACTGCACAGCTTATGTCGATTCATGTCCAACAACCTTCACCGTTTGGTTCCAAGCTGAG TTCAGCCTGCAAACACGAAATGGCGAGAGCAGAACACAACAACGTGACGCTGGAGATGGTGAGGGATTCATTGATAAGGCAAGAAGACACCATTGTTTACAGTCTCATAGAGAGAGCAAGGTTCCCTTTGAACCCTCCCACCTACGACCCTTCCTACGCTTCCATCCCTGGCTTCAGTGGATCTTTGCTTGAGTTATTCGTTAAACAAACAGAGGCCGTACAAGCTAAG GCTGGTAGATATGATAATCCTGAAGAGCATCCATTCTTCCCAGATAATCTACCACCCTCATTGGTGCCACATTACAAGTACCCTGAA GTTTTGCATCGTGCAGCAATGTCTATTAACATAAATAAGCTCATCTGGGACATGTACTTCAACAAACTGCTACCATCGTTTGTCTCTCCGGGCGATGACGGAAACTATGCTTTGACCGCTGCTCGTGATCTCGAGTGTTTACAG GCTATCTCTAGAAGAATTCACTATGGAAAACTTGTAGCTGAAGTGAAGTTCAGGGACGAACGGAAAGACTATGAACCGGCAATTCGTGCTCAG GATAGATTTACTCTGACAAATTTGTTGACGTTTACAAACGTTGAAGAAGCGGTAAAGAACAGAGTGGCGAAGAAGGCGATGACATTTGGCCAGGAAGTGAAGCTCGGTGATGATGGAGACAAGGGGAAGTACAAGGTTGATCCAGCTATTGTTTCTGGTCTGTATGCAGATTGGGTGATTCCCTTAACAAAGGAAGTCGAAATCGACTACCTCCTCCGTCGCCTCGATTGA
- the LOC107961739 gene encoding uncharacterized protein isoform X1 — translation MDGCSGLNCSAPRRIAARLFSALKRRKVKGRVNVGQRKEDDDDVAPPNHVTRRPDSSSERSGREANYNVVIGCFLLRLVAVTEKELQKMAELRIQMAAVLENVKDELRNKDLFITAKEIESNNGIDGDLELEFDGDLISNKVIFDQPLKCEYVPKEEKYLEGMDRLEAELEAELERLQLHLDASKLSSTHPQQSNGNSSARSYSMSCGEVIDPTIYGEEEECAQLHCGVPPYELERRLHELLESRQEEQIRELEAALASAKQELVDKEREISWWKDTAQLMSIHVQQPSPFGSKLSSACKHEMARAEHNNVTLEMVRDSLIRQEDTIVYSLIERARFPLNPPTYDPSYASIPGFSGSLLELFVKQTEAVQAKAGRYDNPEEHPFFPDNLPPSLVPHYKYPEVLHRAAMSININKLIWDMYFNKLLPSFVSPGDDGNYALTAARDLECLQAISRRIHYGKLVAEVKFRDERKDYEPAIRAQDRFTLTNLLTFTNVEEAVKNRVAKKAMTFGQEVKLGDDGDKGKYKVDPAIVSGLYADWVIPLTKEVEIDYLLRRLD, via the exons ATGGACGGTTGCAGTGGATTAAACTGCTCCGCGCCGCGCCGGATCGCTGCTCGCCTCTTCTCTGCACTTAAGCGTCGGAAGGTGAAGGGGAGGGTGAATGTTGGCCAGAGGAAGGAAGATGATGATGACGTGGCACCACCTAATCACGTAACCCGTCGTCCTGATTCGTCATCAG aAAGAAGCGGAAGGGAAGCTAATTACAACGTGGTAATAGGGTGTTTTTTGCTTCGACTGGTTGCTGTGACTGAAAAAGAACTTCAAAAGATGGCAGAACTGAGAATCCAAATGGCGGCTGTTCTTGAAAATGTTAAAGATGAGCTCCGAAACAAAGATTTATTCATAACAGCAAAGGAGATTGAATCAAACAACGGCATTGATGGAGATTTAGAATTGGAGTTTGATGGCGATCTTATATCAAATAAAGTGATATTTGATCAGCCTTTGAAATGTGAATATGTGCCGAAAGAAGAAAAGTATCTGGAAGGAATGGATAGACTTGAAGCAGAACTTGAAGCCGAGTTAGAACGTTTGCAACTCCATTTGGATGCAAGCAAATTGTCCTCAACCCATCCTCAG cAGAGTAATGGTAATAGTTCAGCCAGAAGCTACAGTATGAGCTGTGGAGAAGTAATTGACCCCACAATTTACGGTGAAGAAGAAGAGTGTGCGCAGTTGCATTGTGGTGTTCCTCCATACGAACTGGAGAGAAGGTTGCATGAATTGTTGGAATCGAGGCAGGAAGAGCAGATAAGAGAATTAGAAGCTGCTTTGGCAAGTGCAAAGCAAGAACTGGTCGACAAGGAAAGAGAGATTTCATGGTGGAAAGACACTGCACAGCTTATGTCGATTCATGTCCAACAACCTTCACCGTTTGGTTCCAAGCTGAG TTCAGCCTGCAAACACGAAATGGCGAGAGCAGAACACAACAACGTGACGCTGGAGATGGTGAGGGATTCATTGATAAGGCAAGAAGACACCATTGTTTACAGTCTCATAGAGAGAGCAAGGTTCCCTTTGAACCCTCCCACCTACGACCCTTCCTACGCTTCCATCCCTGGCTTCAGTGGATCTTTGCTTGAGTTATTCGTTAAACAAACAGAGGCCGTACAAGCTAAG GCTGGTAGATATGATAATCCTGAAGAGCATCCATTCTTCCCAGATAATCTACCACCCTCATTGGTGCCACATTACAAGTACCCTGAA GTTTTGCATCGTGCAGCAATGTCTATTAACATAAATAAGCTCATCTGGGACATGTACTTCAACAAACTGCTACCATCGTTTGTCTCTCCGGGCGATGACGGAAACTATGCTTTGACCGCTGCTCGTGATCTCGAGTGTTTACAG GCTATCTCTAGAAGAATTCACTATGGAAAACTTGTAGCTGAAGTGAAGTTCAGGGACGAACGGAAAGACTATGAACCGGCAATTCGTGCTCAG GATAGATTTACTCTGACAAATTTGTTGACGTTTACAAACGTTGAAGAAGCGGTAAAGAACAGAGTGGCGAAGAAGGCGATGACATTTGGCCAGGAAGTGAAGCTCGGTGATGATGGAGACAAGGGGAAGTACAAGGTTGATCCAGCTATTGTTTCTGGTCTGTATGCAGATTGGGTGATTCCCTTAACAAAGGAAGTCGAAATCGACTACCTCCTCCGTCGCCTCGATTGA
- the LOC107961739 gene encoding chorismate mutase 2 isoform X3 has product MARAEHNNVTLEMVRDSLIRQEDTIVYSLIERARFPLNPPTYDPSYASIPGFSGSLLELFVKQTEAVQAKAGRYDNPEEHPFFPDNLPPSLVPHYKYPEVLHRAAMSININKLIWDMYFNKLLPSFVSPGDDGNYALTAARDLECLQAISRRIHYGKLVAEVKFRDERKDYEPAIRAQDRFTLTNLLTFTNVEEAVKNRVAKKAMTFGQEVKLGDDGDKGKYKVDPAIVSGLYADWVIPLTKEVEIDYLLRRLD; this is encoded by the exons ATGGCGAGAGCAGAACACAACAACGTGACGCTGGAGATGGTGAGGGATTCATTGATAAGGCAAGAAGACACCATTGTTTACAGTCTCATAGAGAGAGCAAGGTTCCCTTTGAACCCTCCCACCTACGACCCTTCCTACGCTTCCATCCCTGGCTTCAGTGGATCTTTGCTTGAGTTATTCGTTAAACAAACAGAGGCCGTACAAGCTAAG GCTGGTAGATATGATAATCCTGAAGAGCATCCATTCTTCCCAGATAATCTACCACCCTCATTGGTGCCACATTACAAGTACCCTGAA GTTTTGCATCGTGCAGCAATGTCTATTAACATAAATAAGCTCATCTGGGACATGTACTTCAACAAACTGCTACCATCGTTTGTCTCTCCGGGCGATGACGGAAACTATGCTTTGACCGCTGCTCGTGATCTCGAGTGTTTACAG GCTATCTCTAGAAGAATTCACTATGGAAAACTTGTAGCTGAAGTGAAGTTCAGGGACGAACGGAAAGACTATGAACCGGCAATTCGTGCTCAG GATAGATTTACTCTGACAAATTTGTTGACGTTTACAAACGTTGAAGAAGCGGTAAAGAACAGAGTGGCGAAGAAGGCGATGACATTTGGCCAGGAAGTGAAGCTCGGTGATGATGGAGACAAGGGGAAGTACAAGGTTGATCCAGCTATTGTTTCTGGTCTGTATGCAGATTGGGTGATTCCCTTAACAAAGGAAGTCGAAATCGACTACCTCCTCCGTCGCCTCGATTGA